A stretch of the Amia ocellicauda isolate fAmiCal2 chromosome 10, fAmiCal2.hap1, whole genome shotgun sequence genome encodes the following:
- the LOC136759732 gene encoding serine/threonine-protein kinase N2-like, protein MPQFMAPEMLTQPSYTRDVDWWSFGVLLYEMLVGKIPFNGRDHKELTHSIVHDIVHYPRFLSAEAVSILSGLLQKDPKRRLGAGWRGAQEVKRHPFFEDVDWAGMQARTVEPPFLPPAKRFQALDHSAKPILTPPPLEERALTPEEQDIFSSFQYVADWW, encoded by the exons ATGCCCCAGTTCATGGCCCCAGAGATGCTGACCCAGCCGTCCTACACCCGGGACGTGGACTGGTGGTCCTTTGGGGTCCTGCTCTATGAGATGTTGGTCGGAAAG ATTCCCTTCAACGGTCGCGATCACAAGGAGCTCACCCACAGCATTGTCCACGACATAGTCCACTACCCCCGGTTCCTGTCTGCCGAGGCCGTGTCCATCCTCTCAGGG CTCCTCCAGAAAGACCCCAAGAGACGCCTGGGGGCCGGGTGGCGAGGGGCGCAGGAAGTGAAGAGGCATCCCTTCTTCGAG GATGTGGACTGGGCTGGGATGCAGGCGAGGACAGTGGAGCCTCCCTTTCTGCCCCCTGCCAAACGCTTCCAGGCCCTGGACCACTCCGCAAAGCCCATCCTCACGCCGCCGCCTCTCGAGGAGAGAGCACTGACTCCGGAGGAGCAGGACATCTTCAGCAGCTTCCAGTATGTGGCAGATTGGTGGTAA